From Anopheles coluzzii chromosome 3, AcolN3, whole genome shotgun sequence, the proteins below share one genomic window:
- the LOC120959182 gene encoding multidrug resistance-associated protein 1-like isoform X8, producing MTFEEFCGGPFWDDDLTWREEDPDLTFCFQRVILQWTPCFFLFVFSMYEVLRIVTSRYRDIPWNWFNITKMIFTFALMVMSWVDLGVVVQNLDEPEVFDVQILVAIFNALAYIMAMALYFFYRKYGIRSTGTMFIFWFLKAFFGIIQMRTEAMLHDVRGSGTGDFAEFQFVSYTIQYTFVCCVLLLELFPDKEPRYSEWAKLKNPNPELRSSFFSRLFYLYFDSYAWRGFRKPLTDDDMYDLNPEDTSRALVPPFDKYWYESVEKGRRKQIAADKKAGKTNLVYKPNAATNGSVLPAMVKAYGGPFWFAGMLQFAISGLQFASPYLMQEIMAVIALDGPFWKGMIITLGLFLTSLLIALFNGQYFHRTFLVGFRIRTGLISAIYRKALRISSFAKKDTTVGEIVNLMAVDAQRFFELTSYLHVLWSAPLIIALCIYLLYELLGPAVFAGLGVMVIMIPITGFIATRMRDLQVEQMKIKDERVKKMNEILGGIKVLKLYAWEPSFQDTVVTVRNEELDVLKSAAYYGAGTYFVWTMAPFLVTLASFAVYVMIDEENVLDPQTAFVALALFNILRFPLAMFPMMITFAMQAWVSIKRIDKFMNSEELDPNNVTHNKSENALEVKDGTFSWGDDAPTLKNINLALRRGKLSAVVGGVGTGKSSLISALLGEMEKMKGSVNTDGSIAYVPQQAWIQNATLRDNILFGRPFDQAKYDKVIECCALRPDLEMLPGGDTTEIGEKGINLSGGQKQRVALARAVYADSEVYLFDDPLSAVDAHVGKHIFEKVIGPSGMLVGRSRLLVTHGISFLPFVEEIFVMKDGEVSESGSYQELLDQKGAFAEFLTQHIQEMDDEDEDELKLIQEALKDGEAKKIVQRAMSTRSQRSGSSNGSVRKKRVSRAESRNSNKPRAVEQTVAQQSSATLIEKEESATGAVGYVVYIKYFKGIGLWLGFWSIFFSVINQGASIYANIWLTDWSEDPEAATDPSVRDMYLGVYGGLGGAQSIALLIASVTLALGCIKAARELHNNLLESSMRMPMSFFDTTPLGRIMNRFSKDVDVVDNILPQSIRAWLLMFFNVIGVFVVIGISTPIFLAVVPAFLVIYYLIQKFYIATSRQLKRLESVTRSPIYSHFGESITGQSTIRAYGQQDRFMNESEQRVDYNQLTSYPSIIANRWLAVRLELVGALVVFFAALFAMVARDTIGQATVGLSISYALQISATLSFLVRMTAEVETNIVAIERLEEYTVLPREAEWQLGHVDKAWPVEGKVEFKDYQIRYREGLDLVIRGISLNVRGGEKIGIVGRTGAGKSSLTLGLFRIVEAAGGQIIIDGLDISKMGLHQLRGRLTIIPQDPVLFSGTLRANVDPFKSYSDDQVWKALELSHLKTFVKGLSAGLDHEIAENGENLSVGQRQLICLARAVLRKTKVLILDEATAAVDLETDDLIQKTIRTEFADCTILTIAHRLNTILDSDRVLVLDKGLVAECDSPQNLLANRESIFYGMAKNAGIVS from the exons ATGACGTTCGAAGAGTTTTGTGGTGGTCCCTTTTGG GACGATGACCTCACGTGGCGAGAGGAGGATCCGGATCTGACCTTCTGCTTCCAGCGCGTCATCCTACAATGGACACCGTGCTTCTTTCTGTTCGTGTTCTCCATGTACGAGGTACTTCGGATCGTGACCAGCCGGTATCGAGACATACCGTGGAACTGGTTCAACATCACGAAGATGATCTTCACCTTCGCGCTGATGGTGATGTCATGGGTTGACCTCGGCGTGGTCGTCCAGAACCTGGACGAGCCGGAGGTGTTCGATGTACAGATACTGGTGGCAATCTTCAACGCACTCGCTTAT ATTATGGCAATGGCACTGTATTTCTTCTACCGCAAATACGGTATTCGCAGTACGGGCACCATGTTTATCTTCTGGTTCCTGAAGGCCTTCTTCGGCATCATCCAGATGCGCACGGAAGCGATGCTGCACGATGTGCGCGGCTCTGGCACGGGTGACTTTGCCGAATTCCAGTTCGTCAGCTACACGATCCAGTACACGTTCGTGTGCTGCGTGTTGCTACTGGAGCTGTTCCCCGACAAGGAACCGCGGTACAGTGAGTGGGCTAAGCTGAAGAACCCAAACCCCGAGCTACGGTCCAGCTTCTTCTCGCGGCTGTTCTACCTGTACTTCGATTCGTACGCGTGGCGTGGATTCCGCAAACCCCTCACCGACGATGACATGTACGATCTCAACCCGGAAGACACGTCGCGTGCGTTAGTGCCACCGTTCGACAAGTACTGGTACGAGAGTGTGGAGAAGGGACGTCGCAAACAGATCGCAGCCGATAAGAAGGCCGGAAAAACGAACCTGGTGTACAAACCGAACGCGGCAACGAATGGTTCGGTACTGCCAGCGATGGTGAAAGCGTACGGTGGTCCGTTCTGGTTCGCCGGTATGCTGCAGTTTGCCATCTCGGGGCTGCAGTTCGCATCGCCCTACTTGATGCAGGAGATTATGGCCGTGATTGCGCTGGATGGCCCGTTCTGGAAGGGTATGATTATTACGCTTGGACTGTTCCTAACCTCGCTGCTGATAGCGCTGTTCAACGGGCAGTACTTCCACCGTACCTTCCTCGTTGGGTTCCGCATTCGGACGGGGCTGATCAGTGCGATCTATCGCAAGGCGCTACGGATTTCTAGCTTCGCCAAGAAGGACACAACGGTTGGAGAGATCGTCAACTTGATGGCGGTCGATGCACAGCGCTTCTTTGAGTTGACATCGTATCTGCACGTGCTGTGGTCGGCTCCTTTAATTATTGCACTGTGCATTTATCTGCTGTACGAGCTGCTCGGTCCGGCAGTGTTTGCCGGGTTGGGTGTGATGGTGATTATGATCCCAATTACCGGTTTCATCGCAACGCGTATGCGTGATCTGCAAGTGGAGCAGATGAAGATCAAGGACGAGCGAGTGAAAAAGATGAACGAAATCCTTGGTGGCATTAAGGTGCTGAAGCTTTACGCTTGGGAGCCAAGCTTCCAGGATACGGTAGTGACGGTGCGTAACGAGGAGCTGGATGTGTTGAAGAGTGCCGCCTACTATGGAGCGGGTACTTACTTCGTGTGGACGATGGCACCGTTCCTGGTGACACTAGCCTCCTTCGCCGTGTACGTCATGATCGACGAGGAGAACGTGCTTGATCCTCAGACGGCATTTGTGGCGCTGGCACTGTTCAACATTCTACGATTCCCATTGGCGATGTTCCCGATGATGATTACGTTCGCTATGCAGGCGTGGGTATCGATCAAGCGTATCGACAAGTTCATGAACAGCGAGGAGCTCGATCCGAACAACGTTACGCACAACAAGAGTGAAAATGCGCTCGAGGTAAAGGATGGAACGTTCTCGTGGGGAGATGATGCACCGACGCTGAAGAACATTAATCTGGCGCTGCGTAGAGGAAAGCTGTCGGCTGTGGTTGGTGGTGTCGGTACGGGCAAGAGCTCACTGATTTCGGCTCTGTTGGGTGAGATGGAAAAGATGAAGGGATCGGTCAATACGGACGGGTCGATCGCGTACGTTCCTCAGCAGGCGTGGATCCAGAATGCAACGCTGCGTGATAATATCCTGTTCGGCCGACCGTTCGATCAGGCCAAGTACGATAAAGTGATTGAGTGTTGTGCATTGCGACCGGATTTGGAGATGCTGCCGGGGGGTGATACGACGGAGATCGGTGAGAAGGGTATTAATCTTTCTGGAGGACAGAAGCAGCGTGTAGCGTTGGCACGAGCAGTGTATGCTGACTCTGAAGTGTACCTGTTTGACGATCCGCTGAGTGCAGTAGATGCTCACGTAGGCAAGCACATCTTCGAGAAAGTGATCGGTCCGTCGGGAATGCTGGTTGGTAGATCGCGTCTTCTTGTAACGCACGGTATATCGTTCCTTCCCTTTGTGGAGGAAATATTCGTCATGAAGGATGGAGAGGTCTCCGAGAGTGGATCATACCA GGAACTTCTCGACCAGAAGGGCGCCTTCGCCGAATTCCTCACGCAGCACATTCAGGAGATGGACGACGAGGATGAGGATGAGTTGAAACTGATCCAGGAGGCACTTAAAGATGGTGAAGCGAAGAAGATTGTACAGCGCGCAATGTCCACACGCTCGCAGCGATCGGGCAGCAGCAATGGTAGTGTACGCAAGAAGCGTGTAAGCCGTGCTGAATCACGCAATAGCAATAAACCGCGAGCAGTGGAACAAACGGTCGCGCAACAGTCCTCTGCCACGCTGATCGAAAAGGAAGAGTCGGCAACAGGTGCCGTCGGTTACGTAGTGTACATTAAGTACTTCAAAGGCATTGGGCTGTGGCTTGGATTTTGGTCAATCTTCTTCAGCGTCATCAATCAGGGAGCATCGATCTACGCCAACATTTGGCTCACCGATTGGTCTGAAGATCCAGAAGCTGCAACAGATCCATCGGTACGTGATATGTACCTCGGTGTGTACGGTGGTCTGGGAGGAGCACAATCGATCGCACTGTTGATCGCTTCCGTAACGCTGGCACTGGGATGTATTAAGGCGGCTCGTGAACTGCACAACAATCTGCTGGAAAGCTCGATGCGAATGCCAATGTCATTCTTCGACACTACCCCACTTGGCCGTATAATGAACCGGTTCTCGAAGGATGTGGACGTGGTGGACAACATTCTTCCACAGTCTATCCGTGCCTGGTTGCTGATGTTCTTCAACGTgatcggtgtgtttgtggtgatcGGTATCTCTACGCCCATCTTCTTGGCAGTCGTTCCCGCCTTCCTGGTGATTTACTATCTGATCCAGAAGTTCTACATTGCCACCTCGCGACAGCTGAAGCGTTTGGAATCGGTGACACGTAGTCCGATCTATTCTCACTTTGGGGAGAGTATTACGGGTCAGAGCACTATTCGGGCCTATGGACAGCAGGATCGATTCATGAACGAATCGGAACAGCGTGTGGACTACAATCAGCTCACTTCCTACCCGAGTATCATTGCCAACCGTTGGCTCGCAGTGCGCCTTGAGTTGGTTGGAGCTCTGGTTGTGTTCTTTGCGGCCCTGTTCGCCATGGTTGCACGTGATACCATCGGGCAGGCAACGGTTGGACTGTCGATCAGTTACGCTCTGCAGATATCGGCCACGCTTAGTTTCCTCGTGCGTATGACGGCTGAAGTGGAGACGAACATTGTTGCTATTGAGCGATTGGAGGAGTACACGGTGCTTCCACGAGAGGCTGAGTGGCAACTGGGACATGTGGACAAGGCATGGCCAGTGGAAGGAAAAGTCGAGTTCAAGGACTATCAGATCCGGTACCGCGAGGGACTTGATCTGGTCATTCGAGGCATCTCGCTCAATGTTCGAGGAGGCGAGAAGATCGGTATCGTTGGTCGTACCGGAGCCGGAAAGTCCAGTCTTACACTTGGTCTCTTCAG AATTGTTGAAGCGGCCGGTGGACAAATCATCATCGACGGACTCGACATCTCCAAAATGGGGCTGCACCAGTTGCGAGGACGACTGACTATCATTCCTCAAGATCCGGTGTTGTTCTCCGGTACACTCCGAGCAAATGTGGATCCTTTCAAGAGCTACAGTGACGACCAGGTGTGGAAAGCTCTTGAACTTTCTCATCTAAAGACGTTTGTGAAGGGATTGTCTGCGGGACTCGATCATGAGATTGCGGAGAACGGAGAGAACCTCTCGGTCGGTCAAAGACAGCTGATCTGCTTGGCACGTGCTGTGCTACGCAAGACAAAGGTGTTGATTCTGGATGAGGCTACAGCGGCGGTGGATCTGGAAACGGATGACTTGATTCAG AAAACAATCCGTACGGAGTTCGCCGACTGTACGATCCTCACGATCGCACATCGTTTGAACACGATCCTCGACTCAGATCGCGTGCTGGTGCTCGACAAGGGACTGGTAGCGGAGTGTGACTCACCACAGAATCTGCTAGCGAACCGAGAGTCGATTTTCTATGGAATGGCGAAGAACGCTGGAATCGTTTCGTAG
- the LOC120959182 gene encoding multidrug resistance-associated protein 1-like isoform X2, translating to MTFEDFCGGPFWDDEFVWDVDNPNLTFCFQRVILQWVPCLFLFVFSIYDIFKITESKYRDIPWNWYNLSKMLVIFLLMCMCWIDLGMVVGYQDEQGLYDVQILTAVFNALAYIDLLVLLFFMRKYGVRTSGTMFMFWFLRMFFGIIQLRTEVMENDKRPNAIGSGDTVDFWEYQYVSYILQYSLICLMLVLELFPDKEPSFSYYPKSKNPNPELKSSFFAKLLFLYFDTFAWKGFRKPLTMEEMYDINPQDTSRELVPPFDKYWDMSVANGRKKQIAADKKAGKTNIEYKPHSETNGSSLYAMVRAYGAPFWFAGMLQLAISGLQFASPYLMQEMMAVIALDGPVWKGLLLTFALFAASLLLALLNGQYYYNTFLSGFRIRTGLVSAIYRKALRISSAAKKDTTVGEIVNLMAVDAQRFFELTSYMHILWSGVLIIALCVYLLYDILGAAVFAGLGVMILITPVSGVIATKMRDAQVAQMKIKDDRVKKMNEILGGIKVLKLYAWEPSFQDNILTVRKEEIGILKRMAYYGAGIYFTFTIAPFLVTLVSFAVYVLMDEENILDPQTAFVSLALFNILRFPLGMLPMMVTFSMQAWVSVKRIDKFLNSAELDPSNVSNNKSDVALTIKDGTFSWGDETPTLKNINLSLRKGQLSAIVGTVGTGKSSLISALLGEMEKISGHVNTDGSIAYVPQQAWIQNATLRDNILFGKAFDQRKYDNVIECCALRPDLEMLPGGDSTEIGEKGINLSGGQKQRVALARAVYADAEVYLFDDPLSAVDAHVGKHIFEKVIGPSGMLVGKSRLLVTHGISYLPFVENIFVVKDGEISESGSYQQLLDQKGAFAEFLTQHIQELDEADEDELIQTFNLTISSPEIKLIQETLKDETAQRIVERSLSVRSGRSGGSNSSIRKKRISRQESKASAKKEDPIIQNLDKATLIEKEESATGAVTWAVYKKYVTAIGFQFGFWSVVFSAINQGSGIYSSMWLTDWSEDPEAITDTSVRDMYLGVYGALGGVQSIALFIGSVLLALGCLKAAEESHNKLLESSMHMPMSFFDTTPLGRIINRFSKDVDVVDNILPATIRAWLLMLFSVIGVFVVIGISTPIFLAIVPPLMIIYYFVQRFYIETSRQLKRLESVTRSPIYSHFGESIGGQSTIRAYAQQERFIRESEHRVDYNQLVTYPTILANRWLGVRLEIIGSLVILFAALFAILARDTIGQATVGLSISYALQISNVLSFLVRMTAEVETNIVAIERLEEYTVLPREAEWQKGTVDKAWPVEGKVEFKDYQIRYREGLDLVIRGISLNVRGGEKIGIVGRTGAGKSSLTLGLFRIVEAAGGQIIIDGLDISKMGLHQLRSRLTIIPQDPVLFSGTLRANVDPFKSYSDDQVWKALELSHLKTFVKGLTAGLDHEIAENGENLSVGQRQLVCLARAILRKTKVLILDEATAAVDLETDDLIQKTIRTEFADCTILTIAHRLNTILDSDRVLVLDKGLVAECDSPQNLLANRDSIFHSMAKNAGIVS from the exons ATGACCTTCGAGGACTTTTGTGGCGGTCCCTTCTGGGACGACGAGTTCGTGTGGGATGTGGACAATCCCAACCTGACGTTCTGCTTCCAGCGCGTCATCCTCCAGTGGGTaccgtgtttgtttttgttcgtgttCTCGATCTACGATATATTCAAGATCACTGAGAGTAAATATCGGGACATACCATGGAATTGGTACAATCTGTCGAAGATGCTAGTGATATTCCTGCTGATGTGTATGTGCTGGATAGATCTCGGCATGGTGGTTGGCTATCAGGATGAGCAAGGCCTGTACGATGTGCAGATCTTGACGGCCGTGTTCAATGCGTTGGCTTAT ATCGACTTACTTGTGTTGCTGTTCTTCATGCGCAAGTACGGTGTGCGTACGTCCGGCACAATGTTCATGTTCTGGTTCTTGCGTATGTTCTTCGGCATCATACAACTGCGCACCGAGGTGATGGAGAACGATAAGCGACCGAACGCGATCGGTTCCGGCGATACGGTAGACTTTTGGGAGTATCAATACGTGAGCTACATCCTCCAGTACTCGCTGATCTGTTTGATGCTCGTGCTGGAGTTGTTCCCCGATAAGGAACCCTCCTTCAGCTACTATCCCAAATCGAAGAATCCAAACCCAGAGCTGAAATCGAGCTTCTTTGCCAAGCTGCTCTTCCTGTACTTCGATACGTTCGCATGGAAAGGCTTCCGCAAACCCCTAACCATGGAGGAAATGTACGACATCAACCCGCAGGACACTTCGCGTGAGCTTGTCCCTCCGTTTGACAAGTACTGGGACATGAGCGTCGCCAATGGGCGCAAAAAGCAGATCGCGGCCGACAAGAAGGcaggcaaaacaaacatcGAGTACAAACCACACTCCGAAACGAATGGATCCTCCCTGTACGCGATGGTGCGAGCGTACGGTGCGCCATTTTGGTTCGCGGGCATGCTACAGCTAGCGATATCCGGACTTCAGTTCGCCTCACCTTATCTCATGCA AGAAATGATGGCAGTTATTGCACTGGATGGGCCGGTATGGAAGGGCTTGCTGTTGACGTTTGCACTGTTTGCTGCGTCGCTACTGCTGGCACTGCTCAATGGGCAGTACTACTACAACACGTTCCTGAGTGGATTCCGCATACGCACCGGGCTGGTGAGTGCAATCTACCGCAAGGCGCTACGAATTTCGAGTGCAGCGAAGAAAGATACCACGGTGGGTGAGATTGTCAACCTGATGGCGGTCGATGCGCAGCGGTTCTTCGAGCTGACCTCGTACATGCACATCCTCTGGTCCGGTGTGTTGATTATTGCGCTGTGCGTGTACCTGCTGTATGACATTCTTGGGGCGGCCGTGTTTGCTGGACTGGGTGTGATGATACTGATCACACCCGTTTCGGGAGTGATTGCAACGAAGATGCGTGACGCACAGGTAGCGCAGATGAAGATCAAGGATGATCGCGTGAAGAAGATGAACGAGATTCTTGGTGGCATTAAGGTGCTGAAGCTTTACGCTTGGGAGCCAAGCTTCCAGGATAACATTCTCACTGTCCGCAAGGAGGAAATTGGCATTCTGAAGCGCATGGCTTATTATGGTGCTGGAATCTACTTTACGTTTACGATCGCGCCCTTCCTGGTGACGCTTGTGTCGTTCGCTGTGTACGTGCTAATGGACGAGGAGAACATCTTGGATCCACAGACAGCGTTCGTATCTCTTGCTCTCTTCAATATCCTCCGCTTCCCGCTTGGAATGCTGCCCATGATGGTGACATTCTCCATGCAAGCCTGGGTATCAGTGAAGCGTATCGACAAGTTCCTGAATAGTGCAGAGCTTGATCCTAGCAATGTTAGTAATAATAAGAGTGACGTAGCCCTGACCATTAAGGACGGAACGTTCTCGTGGGGCGACGAGACGCCAACGCTCAAGAACATCAATCTCTCCTTGCGCAAGGGACAGCTGTCTGCGATCGTCGGTACGGTCGGTACAGGAAAGAGCTCGCTGATATCAGCCCTGCTAGGTGAGATGGAGAAGATCAGCGGTCATGTGAATACGGATGGTTCGATCGCGTACGTTCCTCAGCAAGCGTGGATCCAGAATGCGACGCTGCGAGATAACATTTTGTTCGGAAAGGCATTTGATCAGCGGAAATATGATAATGTGATCGAGTGCTGTGCCTTGAGACCCGATCTGGAGATGTTGCCCGGTGGAGACTCAACGGAAATTGGTGAGAAGGGTATTAATCTTTCTGGAGGACAGAAGCAGCGTGTAGCGTTGGCGAGAGCAGTGTATGCCGATGCAGAGGTGTACCTGTTTGACGATCCCCTGAGTGCTGTGGACGCTCACGTAGGCAAACACATCTTCGAGAAGGTGATCGGACCATCAGGAATGCTTGTGGGCAAGTCACGATTGCTAGTTACTCATGGCATTTCCTATCTGCCGTTTGTGGAGAACATATTCGTCGTGAAGGATGGAGAAATCTCGGAGAGTGGATCATACCA ACAACTTCTCGATCAGAAGGGCGCCTTCGCCGAATTCCTGACCCAACACATCCAAGAGCTTGACGAAGCCGACGAAGACG AACTCATACAAACTTTCAATCTTACTATCTCCTCACCAGAAATTAAGCTAATCCAAGAAACACTTAAGGATGAAACAGCCCAACGTATCGTGGAGCGATCACTCTCCGTCAGATCGGGACGTTCCGGTGGCAGTAATAGCAGCATTCGTAAGAAGCGTATCAGCCGACAAGAGTCCAAAGCCAGCGCCAAAAAGGAAGACCCCATCATACAGAACCTGGACAAGGCTACACTGATCGAAAAGGAAGAATCTGCAACGGGTGCCGTGACGTGGGCTGTCTATAAGAAATACGTCACCGCCATCGGATTCCAGTTCGGTTTCTGGTCGGTCGTGTTCAGTGCAATCAATCAAGGCAGTGGCATCTACTCCAGCATGTGGCTTACCGATTGGTCGGAAGATCCGGAAGCAATCACGGACACCTCGGTGCGGGACATGTATCTCGGCGTGTACGGAGCGTTGGGTGGCGTTCAATCGATCGCACTGTTCATTGGATCGGTGTTGCTCGCTTTGGGATGTTTGAAAGCTGCCGAAGAGTCACACAACAAGCTACTCGAAAGCTCCATGCACATGCCTATGTCGTTCTTCGACACGACACCGCTCGGTCGTATTATTAACCGTTTCTCGAAGGATGTGGATGTGGTGGACAACATCTTGCCGGCAACGATTCGTGCCtggctgctgatgttgttcaGTGTGATCGGTGTGTTTGTCGTGATCGGTATCTCAACTCCGATCTTCCTTGCCATCGTTCCGCCGCTGATGATCATCTACTATTTCGTGCAGCGATTCTACATTGAAACGTCTCGCCAGCTGAAGCGGTTGGAATCTGTGACGCGTAGTCCGATCTATTCCCACTTTGGGGAGAGTATTGGTGGGCAGTCGACGATTCGTGCTTACGCTCAGCAGGAGCGGTTTATCAGGGAGTCGGAGCATCGCGTGGATTACAATCAGCTCGTGACTTATCCAACGATTCTAGCCAACCGTTGGTTGGGTGTACGATTGGAAATAATTGGCAGCTTGGTGATCCTGTTTGCGGCTCTGTTTGCCATCTTGGCTCGAGACACTATTGGCCAGGCTACAGTTGGACTGTCGATCAGTTACGCTCTGCAGATTTCCAATGTGTTAAGTTTCCTGGTGCGTATGACGGCTGAAGTGGAGACGAACATTGTTGCTATTGAGCGATTGGAGGAGTACACGGTGCTTCCACGAGAGGCTGAGTGGCAGAAGGGTACGGTGGATAAGGCGTGGCCAGTGGAAGGAAAGGTCGAGTTCAAGGACTATCAGATTAGGTACCGCGAGGGACTTGATCTGGTCATTCGAGGCATCTCGCTCAACGTTCGAGGAGGCGAGAAGATCGGTATCGTTGGTCGTACCGGAGCTGGAAAGTCCAGTCTTACACTTGGTCTCTTCAG AATTGTTGAAGCGGCCGGTGGACAAATCATCATCGACGGACTCGACATCTCCAAAATGGGACTTCATCAGCTCCGTAGTCGGCTGACCATCATCCCACAAGATCCGGTGTTGTTCTCCGGCACACTCCGAGCCAACGTGGATCCTTTCAAGAGCTACAGCGATGACCAGGTGTGGAAGGCTCTAGAGTTGTCTCATCTGAAGACGTTTGTGAAGGGATTAACAGCCGGACTCGATCATGAGATTGCGGAGAACGGAGAGAACCTCTCGGTCGGTCAGCGACAACTAGTTTGTTTAGCCAGAGCTATCCTGCGTAAGACAAAGGTGTTGATTCTGGATGAGGCTACAGCGGCGGTGGATCTGGAAACGGATGACTTGATTCAg AAAACAATCCGTACGGAGTTCGCCGACTGTACGATCCTCACGATCGCTCATCGTTTGAACACGATCCTTGACTCAGATCGAGTGCTGGTGCTCGACAAAGGACTGGTAGCGGAGTGTGACTCACCCCAGAACCTGCTAGCAAACCGAGATTCCATATTCCACAGTATGGCAAAGAACGCCGGTATCGTTAGCTAA